The proteins below come from a single Oncorhynchus keta strain PuntledgeMale-10-30-2019 chromosome 1, Oket_V2, whole genome shotgun sequence genomic window:
- the LOC127908255 gene encoding nuclear speckle splicing regulatory protein 1-like, with amino-acid sequence MWREETDRQTDVEGRDRQTDRCGGKRQTDRPMWRKRQTDRCGGKRQTDSPMWREETDRQTDVEGRDRQTDRCGGKRQTDSPMWREETDRQTDVEGRDRQTDRCGGKRQTDRPMWREETDRQTDVEGRDRQTDRCGGKRQTDSPMWREETDRQSDVEGRDRQTDRCGGKRQTDRPMWREETDSPMWREETDRQTDVEEETDRQTVRCGGKRQTDSPMWREETDRPMWREETDRQTDVEGRDRQSDVEGRDRQTDRCGGKRQTDSPMWREETDRQSDVEGRDRQTVRCGGKRQTDRPMWREETDRQTDVEGRDRQTDRCGGKRQTDRPMWREETDRQTDVDGKRDRQTDVDGKRDRQTDVDGKRDRQTDVDGKRDRQTDVDGKRQTDVDGKRDRHCQTDVDGECVQVTFNGEEERQNREP; translated from the exons atgtggagggaagagacagacagacagaccgatgtggagggaagagacagacagacagaccgatgtggagggaagagacagacagacagaccgatgtggaggaagagacagacagaccgatgtggagggaagagacagacagacagtccgatgtggagggaagagacagacagacagaccgatgtggagggaagagacagacagacagaccgatgtggagggaagagacagacagacagtccgatgtggagggaagagacagacagacagaccgatgtggagggaagagacagacagacagaccgatgtggagggaagagacagacagacagaccgatgtggagggaagagacagacagacagaccgatgtggagggaagagacagacagacagaccgatgtggagggaagagacagacagacagtccgatgtggagggaagagacagacagacagtccgatgtggagggaagagacagacagacagaccgatgtggagggaagagacagacagacagaccgatgtggagggaagagacagacagtccgatgtggagggaagagacagacagacagaccgatgtggaggaagagacagacagacagacagtccgatgtggagggaagagacagacagacagtccgatgtggagggaagagacagacagaccgatgtggagggaagagacagacagacagaccgatgtggagggaagagacagacagtccgatgtggagggaagagacagacagacagaccgatgtggagggaagagacagacagacagtccgatgtggagggaagagacagacagacagtccgatgtggagggaagagacagacagacagtccgatgtggagggaagagacagacagacagaccgatgtggagggaagagacagacagacagaccgatgtggagggaagagacagacagacagaccgatgtggagggaagagacagacagacagaccgatgtggagggaagagacagacagacagacagatgtggatggaaagagagacagacagacagatgtggatggaaagagagacagacagacagatgtggatggaaagagagacagacagacagatgtggatggaaagagagacagacagacagatgtggatggaaag agacagacagatgtggatggaaagagagacaggcaTTGTCAGACAGATGTCGACGGAGAATGTGTGCAGGTTACTTTTAACGGGGAGGAGGAAAGACAAAACAGAGAACCGTAG